GTTCTCTGATTCGTTCTCTGCCGAGTTCGTAAGGGAGCTCCACAAGTCAGTGCACCCTGCCGGGCGCACCCCAAAAAGGTGCCCCACCAGATCGGCGGGGCACCCCAACGTGTTGCTCGCAGTTGCGAGAGGATTAGCAACCTAAGGCCTGATCTTGACGCGAACCGCACGGGTCGCGTTCGCTGCGCACGGTGGGATGACGGTCTTTGCTGGTGCCACGGTAGGCATCATGAGGCGAAGGCTCTTGCGGTCGCCGGTGAAGCGGAACTTGCCGCTGTGCTGGACGATCATCCGGCGGGTGGCGCCGAGGTTGTTCCACACCACGATACGGTCGGTATCCCAGTTGTCACCACCAATACCTCCGCCGAAGGTAGTGGTGAACTCGATCGCGGCGATGTCTACCTTGCGCACCGGGCTCAGCAGCCGCACTTGGGCGAATTCGTCGTAGTTGCTAAGCCAGCGTGCGCCGCAGTTGACGTTCGGCATCGTCATCCGCGTGCCGTTGCGCAGGTGCAGCGTCATGTTGACGTTGTCGCGCCCGCCGCGCAGGTCGTCTTCACCGGTGCAGAACTCGACCACCAGCTCGCGCAGGATGCCATCATCGGGATAGTTCGGCGTGCCGATACTCGGAGCCGTCTTCGGGCGATAGCTCTTGTCGACGAAGTAGGTGCGCCAAAGGTGCGACGGGCGGCCCTGGTAGTAGAACAGCGCACGGTTCTCGTCAGCCATCAGGACCTGCGTCTGGTTGGGGAAGTTCGGGTCGTAGACGTAGATCCTTAGGTCGGAGGTCCGTCCGCTTCCTTGGTCGTATCCGATGGCGAGGATCTGGTGGTCTCCGCGCCCGTGACCTTTGATGCCGAGAGGCGCCGGCTGTCCGCCATCGATCATGGCACGCAGGTTGGCCAGCTCGGTGGTAAGGCCCCAGCGGAAGAACTCTCGGTCGCGGGCACCACCGGGGTTGATACCGACCTCCGCCCACTTGGTAAGGTTCGGTCCGAGCGAGTCCATCTGCCGTCCGTAGATATAGCTTTGCAGAGTCGTGCGGTTCGCGGGTTTGAAGTCCTGGCGGGGGATCGAGCGCGCGCGGTCGTGGTAGTAGTCGAGCGCGGCATAGACCATGCCGCCACAAAGACCTCCGGTGCGCAAGTCGATCTCCTTCACTGCGTCGTTATTGAAGCTGTTGGAGAAGTTGAAACCGTGCTTGCCGGGGTCGAAGCCGGTTACTTTTTTGGCGGCCGATGCGCCGCCGACGGGCAGCAGGAGCAGGCCAAGGGCGAGGCAAGTGGTAAGACTGCCGGCGCATCGCCGGATGCGGGTTGTGGATGGGGGGGTGTCAAGGGTCGTTTTCATCGTTTTATTTGGGGTTGTGTTTTTAATGTCGTGATCGCGGGGGGGGCCGCGCACCACAACACCGACGGACCGAAATGCGCACTATGCAGCAGCGGCAAGAAATTTGCTTTTATGAGGTGAGACGGGAAGCCATTCCCCGGGACTTTTGGGAATAGACGTCGTGGTAGCGGACTGTTTGATGGCCTCCTTCCATGCCAGTCGCTGAGCGAACGCCCACCACTTCGTCATGAATAGCACGTGGAAATCAACACCGCACTTCCCTCCACTCACTTGGCTCTTGATTCCTCGCGCCCTGAGATTAAAAACCCCTCCATGCGAACGCTAATCAAACATGCCCTGCAGAGTGAGGGCCCCATGGACACCATTACCATCAATGGCTGGGTCCGGACCCGCCGCGACTCGAAGGAATTCTCGTTTCTGGAAATGAACGACGGCACCTGCCTGGCCAACATCCAGTGCGTGGCCGATGCCGGGATTCCGGGCTACGATGATGTGGTAAAAATGACCACCGGCTCGGCTGTCGGCATCACCGGCAAGCTGATCGAATCCCCTGGCAAAGGGCAGAAGTGGGAAATCCACGCCACCAGCATCGAACTCATTGGCGAAGCACCCGCCGATTACCCGCTGCAGAAAAAAGGCCACACCCCGGAGTTTTTGCGCTCCATCGGACACCTTCGCCCGCGTGCGAATCTCTACGGTGCCGTGTTCCGTATGCGCTCGCGTATGTCCCGCGCGATCCATCGCTTCTTTGACGAAAGGGACTTTAATTACGTACATACCCCTATCATCACAGACTCCGACTGTGAAGGTGCCGGTGAAATGTTCCGGGTCACCACCCTTGATCCCACCTCCACTGAAAAACAAGGTTTCGAAAATGATTTCTTTGAAAAGCCTACCTACCTCACCGTCAGTGGACAGTTGGAAGGGGAGGCGTTTGCCACCGCTCTATCTAACATCTACACCTTCGGCCCGACCTTCCGCGCTGAAAACTCCAACACATCCCGCCATGCCTCCGAGTTCTGGATGGTAGAGCCCGAGATGGCCTTCTGCGACCTCGATGGCAACATGGATCTTGCCGAGGACTTTGTCAAATACCTGGTCGATGATGCACTCAATCACAGTGAGGGCGACCTGGATATCTTCGCACGCTTTGTCGATAAAGACCTGCTTGACCGGCTCAAGTTTGTCTCCGAAAAACCCTTCCATCGCGTCTCCTACACCGAGGCCGTTGAGATCCTCCATAGTTCAGGCAAGAAATTCGACTATCCGGTCAAGTGGGGTGTCAACCTTCAGTCGGAACACGAGCGCTACCTCACCGAGGAGCATTTTAAAAGCCCGGTCACCGTCTACAATTACCCCAAGAGCGTCAAACCCTTCTACATGCGGACCAACGAACCCGACGACCAGGGGCGCGAGACCGTCACCGCCATGGACGTGCTGGTCCCCGGTATTGGCGAAATCATCGGTGGTGCCCAGCGTGAAGAAAGGCTCGATGTCCTGCAGGCTAACATGAAGGCCCACCATCTCAGCGAAGACGACTACTGGTGGTATCTCGACCTGCGGAAATACGGCACCTGCCCACACGCCGGCTTCGGTCTGGGCTTCGAACGCATGCTGATGTTTGTCACCGGCATGAAAAACATCCGCGACGTCATCCCCTTTGCCCGCACTCCGGGCTCTTGCGAGTTTTAGGCCGAAAAATCAATTCGCCTCCTCGGGCGGCATCAGCTATCGTAAGGTTCTCTCATGGCAACCTAGATATCCAACACCGAAGCTACCCAAAAAGCTGACCTCAAACACCTCCAAGACGCGATCTATCGCGACAAGGTGATGCGCGCCCGTGCCATGACGCCAGAGCAGCGCTTGGAGGAGTGTTTCCTGCTTTCCGATGAAGCTTTACAGCAAAGCTTGGCCGGTGCCATGTGGCAGCTCGGCACCGAGGATGTCGAGGAAGGCTGGCTTGAAGTGAAACGCCGTATGGACCGACTCGATAGCCTCCGTGACCGCCATTTTTACAGCACCAACATGGAACGCAGCGTATGACTATTTTTGATCTGGCCAAGCTATCCGTTCGGGCCTGCGAGCATGCAGGCATCGAGTACATGCTGACGGGTGCTTTTGCCACCGGTTGCTACACCATTCCCCGCTCCACACGTGACGTTAACTTTGTCCTCAATTACCAAATCCCTACTGAGTTGGATGACGTCATTGCAGGCTTCGGTGACGCTGTGAAATTCGGTGACCAAGTCCAGTTCGATACCATTATTTGGGGGAAACGCCACATCGGACAAACTCTAACAACTCCGTATTTGAAAGTTGAACTATTCGAGTTGTTTGATGCCCCCTTTGTAAAAGAACAGTTCTCCCGCCGCGTTCACATGACCGTGGTCAGCCTGGACGTAGATACCTACGTGCCCACTGCCGAGGATGTCATCGTCCAGAAGCTACGCTGGGCACGCGACAAAGACCTCATGGACGCCACCGACCTCCTCGCCGTGCAATCGCCGGAAAACCTCGACGTGGAATACATCCGCCGCTGGTGCCGTGAGCACGGCAGTGAAGACCGACTCAACACCCTGCTCGAAGAAGTCGCTGACATTGACTAAGCAATCCTAAAAAACTCGACCCGTTCTGTCTAAAAACCGCAGCCGCCGACTCGCCTTCCTCGTCGCTTTCCTGGACGACCAAGAAGTCCGCACCGTCTCCAACAAATCCAAACGATGGGATGGCCCCCACGCAGGTTTTCATTTCAACCCCCTCTCGGTGCAAAATTTCGCAGCCATGAAGATCGCGGCTCTTCTCAAAATCCCAGGAGAAGCCCCGACCGAATTCTGGGAAGCCAAGCAATGGTCCGCCTACCGCGCCCATGTCATTCAGGCTCTAGAAAAAGAAAAACTGCCCAATTTCTAAGCAAATAATCCTGTTCATCCCGGCAATCCCGTCTAAAAAATACCTAGCCACCCGCCAATACTCACTATTTTCCCCATGATTGTAGAACCAAAAATTCGAGGCTTCATCTGCACCACCGCGCACCCAGACGGTTGTGCGGCACACGTCCAAGAGCAAATTGACTTTGTCAAATCTCAGCCGAAGATCGAAAACGGCCCGAAAAACGTACTCGTGATCGGCGCATCCGCTGGATATGGCCTCGCCTCGCGGATCGTGCCCGCATTTGCGTCAGGAGCTAACACCCTCGGGATTTTCTTCGAAAAACCAGGTAGCGAAAGCAAAACAGCCTCGGCCGGCTGGTACAACTCCGCCGCTTTTGAACAAGCCGCCCAAGCCGAAGGCCTGTTCGCCAAGTCACTCAACGGCGATGCCTTTTCCCATGAGCTGAAGCAACAGACGATCGAGATGATCAAAAACGAGATGGGTGGAAAAATCGACCTCGTTGTCTATTCACTCGCCTCTCCCCGCCGCACCGATCCGGATACCGGGGAAATCTACAAATCCGTGCTCAAAACCACCGGGGGTGACTTTACCAACAAAACGCTCAAAACCGACACTGGAGAAATCGACGAAGTCACCATCGGTGCCGCCACCGAAGAGGAAATCGCACATACCATCAAGGTGATGGGCGGTGAGGACTGGGAACTCTGGATAAACGCCCTGGCCGACGCGGATTTACTGGCCCAAGGCGTGAAAACGGTCGCCTACTCCTACATCGGACCCGAGCTCACCTGGCCGATTTACACCGATGGCACCATCGGTGGAGCCAAAAAGGATTTGGAACGCGCCTCTAACGCGATCAATACCAAACTGCGCGAAACTCTCGGTGGCAGTTCCTACGTTTCCGTCAACAAGGCTCTCGTCACCCAGGCCTCCTCGGCGATCCCCGTGGTGCCGCTTTACATCTCCATTCTCTACAAGGAAATGAAGGCCAAAGGCCTGCACGAAGGATGTATCGAACAGGTCCAACGTCTGATGGCCGACCGGCTCTACGCTGACGAAACCGCGGTCGATGAAAATGGTCGCATCCGGGTCGACGACTGGGAAATGCGTGACGACATCCAGCAGGCGGTTTCCAAATCTTGGGCGATCGTTTCGAATGAAAACTTCAGCGAACTCGCCGACTACGAAGGCTATCAAGAGGAATTCCTGAAACTGTTCGGTTTTGGACTCGCCGGAGTTGATTACGATGCCGATACCGACACAGCAACCGCTCCACCGTCGCTGGCATAGGCTTTGGAGTGCGGCGAGGGATCGCCGCTTTTGAGCAACCAGACGATGCCACTCAAAGGTAAACGCGCTTGCGACTCAATCCATCGCCGGGCACCATTCTGCTAGAGCCATTCCAAAGCGGCGATCCCTCGCCGCACTCCTAAAACCATGCCCGCCAAGGAACGTGCCGATGCCCTGTTAGTCGCTCGCGGTCTCTGTGACTCACGCGAGCAGGCGAAACGGCTGATTCTCGCCGGCGAAGTGTTGTCGGGCACGACGGTGGTGGCGAAGCCAAGCACTAAAATCCCGACCGATGCCGAACTCACGGTCAAAGAAAAACCCAGGTATGTCGGTCGTGGCGGGTTGAAGATGGAGGGTGCACTGGATGCCTTTCAGATCGATCCCACCGGTATGACCTGCCTTGATGTTGGCGCCTCCACCGGCGGCTTCACCGACTGCTTGTTACAGCGCGGTGCCGTTAAAGTCCATGCCGTTGATGTGGGGACCAATCAGCTGGTGTGGAAACTACGCAGCGACCCCAGGGTGGTTGTGAAGGAAAAATTCAACGCCCGCTACATGACCCCGGAGGATATCGGCGAGGGGATCGATCTTGCGGTGACGGATGTCTCATTCATCTCACTAACAAAAATCCTTCCACCGATGTTTGCAACTTTGAAGCATGACGGGCAAATCGTCTGCCTGATCAAACCCCAGTTCGAGCTGGACCGTGCAGACATCGGCAAGGGGGGCATCGTCAGAGACCCGGATCTTCACCAGCGGGCGGTGGATAAAATCCACCGCTTTGTCACCGCCGAACTAGGCCATACCTGGATCAAGTGCATTGACTCGCCGATCAAGGGAACCGATGGGAACCGCGAGTTTCTGGCCTGGCTGCGCCTCTCCCGGGATTCATAGGACTTATACATCCTACGGGTCTTCTGTTTGGGCGAGCTGTTCCAGTAGTTGTGTGATCGGCAGGCCTACTACGTTATTGTAGTCGCCTTTCACCTCTTTGATGATCATGTCGCCGTGTTCCTGGACGGCGTAAGAGCCGGCTTTGTCCATGACGTGGACCTTGCCCATGTAGTTGTCGATGACCTCCGGTGTCAGTTTTTTAAATACAACCTCGGTGATGGTGTGGAAACACCGGGTGTTTTCGCCGTGGGCGATACAGACCCCGGTGCATACCTGATGGCCCCTACCCGAAAGCCGGGTGAGCATTTCGCGGGCTTCGGTTTCGGTCCGGGGTTTACCCAGCGGAGTTTGATCGATGTAAACCAGGGTGTCGGCGCCGATGACTTTGGCATCGGGGTAGTGCTTGGAAACAGCCAGCGCCTTGAGTCGGGCATTGGCCTCGCAGAGCAGATGCAGCGGCATGTCCACATCGTGAAGCTCCTCAGCAGGCGAGGGAATCACTTCAAATTCCAATCCAGCCGCCACAAGCATGTCACAGCGGCGCGGAGATCCGGAGGCGAGGATTAATTTAAGTTTCATCGTACACATTTCAAACACCGAGGGCACTTGTGTCGGTCGTTTTGGTGTGCGGCGAGGTATCTCCGCTTTCGACCTGTCATTGATGTTCATTCCGCCCGGGAAACGTAATTCGCCACAGCACGCTCCTTTGGCAATCCGGGCGCAAGGTCGCGCCAAAGCGGCGATCGCTCGCCGCACTCCATACTACGCGGCGGATCTGAGTAGGGCGACGAGCACGCCTTGGATGATGAGCTCGCGGGCCGGGATGAGGTCGGGGTAGTTTTCGTTTTCGGCGTGGAGGTAGGGTTTGCCGTTTTCGACGACGTAGCGCTTGAGGGTCGTCTCGCCGTCGATGAGGGCGGCAACGATGTCGCCTTTGCGCGGCTCGCGGAACTCCAGCACCACGGTGTCGCCATCGCAGATGTGGGCATCGATCATGGAGTCGCCAC
The Akkermansiaceae bacterium DNA segment above includes these coding regions:
- the asnS gene encoding asparagine--tRNA ligase, whose amino-acid sequence is MRTLIKHALQSEGPMDTITINGWVRTRRDSKEFSFLEMNDGTCLANIQCVADAGIPGYDDVVKMTTGSAVGITGKLIESPGKGQKWEIHATSIELIGEAPADYPLQKKGHTPEFLRSIGHLRPRANLYGAVFRMRSRMSRAIHRFFDERDFNYVHTPIITDSDCEGAGEMFRVTTLDPTSTEKQGFENDFFEKPTYLTVSGQLEGEAFATALSNIYTFGPTFRAENSNTSRHASEFWMVEPEMAFCDLDGNMDLAEDFVKYLVDDALNHSEGDLDIFARFVDKDLLDRLKFVSEKPFHRVSYTEAVEILHSSGKKFDYPVKWGVNLQSEHERYLTEEHFKSPVTVYNYPKSVKPFYMRTNEPDDQGRETVTAMDVLVPGIGEIIGGAQREERLDVLQANMKAHHLSEDDYWWYLDLRKYGTCPHAGFGLGFERMLMFVTGMKNIRDVIPFARTPGSCEF
- the maf gene encoding septum formation protein Maf — translated: MKLKLILASGSPRRCDMLVAAGLEFEVIPSPAEELHDVDMPLHLLCEANARLKALAVSKHYPDAKVIGADTLVYIDQTPLGKPRTETEAREMLTRLSGRGHQVCTGVCIAHGENTRCFHTITEVVFKKLTPEVIDNYMGKVHVMDKAGSYAVQEHGDMIIKEVKGDYNNVVGLPITQLLEQLAQTEDP
- a CDS encoding trans-2-enoyl-CoA reductase family protein: MIVEPKIRGFICTTAHPDGCAAHVQEQIDFVKSQPKIENGPKNVLVIGASAGYGLASRIVPAFASGANTLGIFFEKPGSESKTASAGWYNSAAFEQAAQAEGLFAKSLNGDAFSHELKQQTIEMIKNEMGGKIDLVVYSLASPRRTDPDTGEIYKSVLKTTGGDFTNKTLKTDTGEIDEVTIGAATEEEIAHTIKVMGGEDWELWINALADADLLAQGVKTVAYSYIGPELTWPIYTDGTIGGAKKDLERASNAINTKLRETLGGSSYVSVNKALVTQASSAIPVVPLYISILYKEMKAKGLHEGCIEQVQRLMADRLYADETAVDENGRIRVDDWEMRDDIQQAVSKSWAIVSNENFSELADYEGYQEEFLKLFGFGLAGVDYDADTDTATAPPSLA
- a CDS encoding TlyA family RNA methyltransferase translates to MPAKERADALLVARGLCDSREQAKRLILAGEVLSGTTVVAKPSTKIPTDAELTVKEKPRYVGRGGLKMEGALDAFQIDPTGMTCLDVGASTGGFTDCLLQRGAVKVHAVDVGTNQLVWKLRSDPRVVVKEKFNARYMTPEDIGEGIDLAVTDVSFISLTKILPPMFATLKHDGQIVCLIKPQFELDRADIGKGGIVRDPDLHQRAVDKIHRFVTAELGHTWIKCIDSPIKGTDGNREFLAWLRLSRDS